The Panicum hallii strain FIL2 chromosome 9, PHallii_v3.1, whole genome shotgun sequence genome has a window encoding:
- the LOC112875768 gene encoding uncharacterized protein LOC112875768, whose translation MQHKWKAVEGGGCAGVAGGGDQRRRCVAASLSMLIAATLAFLAYVAFFPNDGAGGLYRLWRCQDCAGELGEFPGDEAAAADGPSASRAAREPTTLSHVVFGIGASARTWDQRRGYAELWWRPDQMRGHVWLDEEPVSPWPAATCPPYRVSADASRFGDRASAARMARIVADSFLAVAAELGNDTARDEPRWFVMGDDDTVFFPDNLVAVLRKYDHEEMYYVGAPSESVEQDVMHSYGMAFGGGGFAVSYPAAAALAKAIDGCLDRYVYFYGSDQRVQACLTELGVPLTREPGFHQVDIRGDAYGMLAAHPVAPLVSLHHLDHIQPISPRGKTALEAVRPLVAASRLDPARALQQSICYQRGPGYVWSVSVAWGYTAQLYPWAVAPHDLEVPLQTFRTWRSWADGPFVFNTRPLSPRDACARHAMFFLSAARNGTATTVTEYARHDAAPPSEKECDRASFRAASTVHTVRVIAPRMSESDWRRAPRRQCCKTRRTSWGSVLEVRIRRCGRGELTSP comes from the exons ATGCAGCACAAATGGAAGGCCGTGGAGGGCGGCGGGTGCGCCGGcgtcgcgggcggcggcgaccagCGCCGGCGGTGCGTGGCGGCGTCGCTGTCCATGCTCATCGCGGCCACCCTGGCGTTCCTCGCGTACGTCGCCTTCTTTCCCAACGACGGCGCGGGCGGGCTGTACCGGCTGTGGAGGTGCCAGGACTGCGCGGGCGAGCTCGGCGAGTTCCCCGGTGAcgaggcggccgcggccgaCGGGCCTTCGGCCTCGCGCGCGGCCAGGGAGCCGACGACGCTGTCGCACGTCGTGTTCGGCATCGGCGCCTCGGCGCGGACGTGGGACCAGCGGCGCGGGTACGCGGAGCTGTGGTGGCGCCCCGACCAGATGCGCGGGCACGTGTGGCTCGACGAGGAGCCCGTGAGCccgtggccggcggcgacgtGCCCGCCGTACCGCGTCTCGGCGGACGCGTCCCGGTTCGGGGACCGCGCGTCGGCGGCGCGGATGGCCAGGATCGTGGCGGACTCGTTCCTGGCCgtcgcggcggagctcgggaaCGACACGGCCCGCGACGAGCCGCGGTGGTTCGTGATGGGCGACGACGACACGGTGTTCTTCCCGGACAACCTGGTGGCCGTGCTGCGCAAGTACGACCACGAGGAGATGTACTACGTCGGGGCGCCGTCGGAGAGCGTGGAGCAGGACGTGATGCACTCGTACGGCATGgccttcggcggcggcgggttcgCGGTCAGCtacccggccgccgccgcgctcgccaaGGCCATCGACGGCTGCCTCGACCGCTACGTGTACTTCTACGGCAGCGATCAGCGCGTGCAGGCCTGCCTCACCGAGCTCGGCGTCCCGCTCACCCGCGAGCCCGGATTCCACCAG GTGGACATCCGCGGCGACGCGTACGGGATGCTGGCGGCCCACCCGGTGGCGCCGCTGGTGTCGCTGCACCACCTCGACCACATCCAGCCCATCAGCCCGCGGGGCAAGACCGCGCTGGAGGCGGTCCGCCCGCTGGTGGCCGCGTCCCGCCTGGACCCGGCGCGGGCGCTGCAGCAGAGCATCTGCTACCAGCGCGGGCCGGGCTACGTCTGGTCCGTCTCCGTCGCGTGGGGCTACACCGCGCAGCTGTACCCGTGGGCCGTGGCGCCGCACGACCTGGAGGTGCCGCTGCAGACGTTCCGGACCTGGCGGAGCTGGGCCGACGGGCCGTTCGTGTTCAACACGCGGCCGCTGAGCCCGCGCGACGcctgcgcgcgccacgccatgTTCTTCCTCAGCGCCGCCCGGAACGGGACGGCCACCACCGTGACGGAGTACGCCAGgcacgacgccgcgccgccgtcggaGAAGGAGTGCGACAGGGCCAGCTTCCGCGCCGCGTCCACGGTGCACACCGTCAGGGTCATCGCCCCCAGGATGAGCGAGAGCGACTGGAGACGG GCTCCGCGGCGGCAGTGCTGCAAGACGAGGCGGACGAGCTGGGGCTCGGTGCTGGAGGTGCGGATACGGCGCTGCGGTCGGGGAGAGCTCACGTCGCCGTGA